A genomic stretch from Sulfurimonas sediminis includes:
- a CDS encoding DNA-deoxyinosine glycosylase — protein sequence MQSLHFHTIAPVIFDDSKVLILGSFPSIKSFEEGFYYAHPRNQFWPILGQIFNADIQTKDDKIALCKKHKIALFDSAASLQRDANNSSDTNLKNIEVNDFEKLLTEYPNIKTILFTGKKAQQIFDKKYKDLPVKKILLPSTSPAYASIKFEEKLEKYKEALEENL from the coding sequence TTGCAGTCACTTCATTTTCACACCATTGCACCTGTTATATTTGATGACTCGAAAGTACTGATACTCGGTTCATTTCCCAGTATAAAATCTTTTGAAGAGGGGTTTTACTATGCCCATCCACGGAACCAGTTTTGGCCCATTCTTGGTCAAATCTTCAATGCAGACATACAAACAAAAGATGACAAAATTGCCCTGTGTAAAAAGCACAAAATAGCCCTTTTTGACAGTGCTGCAAGTCTGCAAAGAGATGCAAACAATTCCAGTGATACCAACCTGAAAAATATAGAAGTCAATGATTTTGAAAAACTGTTAACAGAATATCCGAACATCAAAACCATATTGTTTACAGGAAAAAAAGCACAACAGATTTTTGACAAAAAGTACAAAGACTTGCCCGTCAAAAAAATCCTGCTCCCCTCAACCTCCCCCGCCTACGCCAGCATAAAGTTTGAAGAAAAACTTGAAAAATACAAAGAGGCTTTAGAAGAGAATCTTTAA
- a CDS encoding hydrogenase maturation protease, whose amino-acid sequence MNKKQIAILSIGNTSHKDEGIALYASRYLESNYSFQPEVDIIHGDVARKKLLNVFMEYQEIIVLDVITIEDAPGSMYQFPMETFRSFSTNEDDDETGVLGCLNLLERQGETLPKVTLLAIIPQSIESGTGLSSSLLKPFDAYILMIIKSLEDKGISCEEKAEKQTLQNIVADLTS is encoded by the coding sequence ATGAATAAAAAACAAATTGCTATTTTAAGTATCGGAAATACATCACACAAAGATGAAGGTATCGCTTTATATGCGAGTAGATATCTGGAGTCCAATTACAGTTTTCAACCCGAAGTGGATATCATTCACGGCGATGTTGCAAGAAAAAAACTACTCAATGTATTTATGGAATATCAGGAAATAATTGTCCTTGATGTCATCACAATTGAGGATGCTCCAGGTTCAATGTATCAGTTTCCTATGGAGACCTTTCGCAGTTTCAGCACAAATGAAGATGATGACGAAACCGGAGTACTCGGGTGTCTTAATTTGCTTGAGAGGCAAGGAGAAACTTTACCAAAGGTCACACTTCTTGCAATTATTCCTCAGAGTATTGAGTCAGGAACAGGTTTAAGCAGTTCGCTGCTCAAACCCTTTGATGCTTATATTTTGATGATAATAAAATCACTTGAAGACAAAGGTATCAGCTGTGAAGAAAAAGCCGAGAAACAAACACTTCAAAATATAGTAGCTGACCTTACCAGTTAG
- the glmU gene encoding bifunctional UDP-N-acetylglucosamine diphosphorylase/glucosamine-1-phosphate N-acetyltransferase GlmU has product MKQKSISIVILAAGKGSRMKSSKAKVLHTISGKPMLYHIIKESRKISDDITVVVAHQKEAVVETMQSYFDDICFVEQDAKNYPGTGGAMMQVEPKHDKVLVLNGDMPLITADALKGFLELEADIIMSIFDLEDPDGYGRVIIRNNHVEYIVEQKDADEAELNVTTVNAGVYAFSKVILERYIPDLSNDNAQQEYYLTDIIAMANEDESSIVPLLVDEEHFKGVNSKKDLADTEEIMQNRIRTKWMNAGVTMQLPATIYIEEDVVFGGECIVENGCRITGKSKIINSHIKAGSVVEESTLKNSDCGPMAHLRPLSHIEDTHIGNFVEVKKSTLKGVKAGHLSYLGDAEIDEGTNIGAGTITCNYDGVKKYKTRIGKNVFIGSDSQLVAPITIEDNVMIAAGTTVTSGKIKSGNLVLSRTKMRFVKDFYYKFFGKK; this is encoded by the coding sequence ATGAAACAAAAAAGTATAAGTATCGTTATTTTGGCAGCCGGTAAAGGCAGCCGTATGAAATCTTCCAAAGCAAAGGTCTTACACACCATTAGCGGAAAGCCAATGCTCTATCATATCATCAAAGAGTCCCGTAAAATTTCTGATGATATTACCGTAGTGGTTGCCCATCAAAAAGAGGCTGTTGTTGAAACAATGCAAAGCTATTTTGATGATATCTGCTTTGTCGAACAAGACGCCAAAAACTACCCGGGAACCGGCGGAGCTATGATGCAGGTAGAACCAAAACATGACAAGGTATTGGTTCTTAACGGAGATATGCCACTCATTACAGCCGATGCACTCAAAGGATTTTTAGAGCTTGAAGCAGACATTATCATGAGTATTTTTGATCTTGAAGATCCGGACGGATACGGTCGTGTCATCATACGAAACAACCATGTGGAGTACATAGTAGAGCAAAAAGACGCTGATGAAGCAGAACTCAATGTCACAACAGTCAATGCCGGTGTTTATGCCTTTTCAAAAGTCATCTTGGAGCGATACATTCCTGATTTGAGTAATGATAACGCACAGCAGGAGTACTACCTTACCGACATTATTGCAATGGCAAACGAAGATGAGTCGAGCATTGTGCCTTTGCTTGTTGATGAAGAACACTTCAAAGGGGTAAACTCCAAAAAAGACCTCGCAGACACTGAAGAGATTATGCAAAACAGAATCCGTACAAAATGGATGAATGCAGGGGTAACTATGCAGCTGCCAGCAACAATTTACATAGAAGAAGATGTTGTTTTTGGGGGAGAGTGCATTGTTGAAAACGGCTGTCGCATTACCGGAAAAAGCAAAATCATCAACTCCCACATAAAAGCCGGCAGCGTTGTAGAAGAGAGTACCCTGAAAAACTCGGACTGCGGACCGATGGCACATCTTAGACCGCTGAGTCATATAGAAGATACACACATCGGAAATTTTGTTGAAGTAAAAAAATCAACCCTCAAAGGGGTAAAAGCCGGACATTTAAGCTATTTGGGTGATGCCGAGATTGACGAAGGCACAAATATAGGTGCGGGAACCATTACATGTAACTATGACGGTGTCAAAAAATATAAAACACGCATCGGCAAAAATGTCTTCATCGGCAGTGATTCGCAGCTTGTAGCCCCTATTACTATAGAAGATAATGTAATGATAGCAGCAGGCACTACAGTCACAAGCGGTAAAATAAAGAGTGGCAACCTCGTTTTAAGCCGAACAAAAATGCGTTTTGTGAAGGATTTTTATTATAAGTTTTTTGGGAAGAAATAG
- a CDS encoding phosphoethanolamine transferase — protein sequence MKKITQTQLIIYVSIFFVLFDNYSFFHNVLQVYPMNWHNAGFLISLVVVLVFFMIFLLSLFCYKYTLKPIIITLLLVSSLTNYFMNSYHVVIDASMIRNTLQTNMHESLDLVTLKQVLYFLFLGLLPSYFVYKAKIEYRPLKQELLARLKLIGVSLAIILASFFLFSKFYTSFVREHKPLRYSINPAYWMYSIGKYINLTFNSGPLVVKPIGLDAKVVNDDNRSKLVIMVVGEAARADHFSLNGYKRETNPLLAQDDIIDFPNFYSCGTSTAASVPCMFAKYGKSDYSYKKGISTENVLDVLKHTKDVAILWRDNNSDSKGVALRVPYEDYKTPKNNTICTDGECRDVGMLVGLDKFIQKNKGKNILIVLHQMGNHGPAYYKRYPKDFEKFTPTCKTNQLENCTQEEITNAYDNAILYTDYFLDQTIKFLKKYDKKYDTAMIYMSDHGESLGEGGVYLHGLPYFMAPDAQVHIGAVMWFGKNMAKRVNKEALEKRKDEKYTQDDLFHTLLGIFNVETKEYNKKLDILKNEH from the coding sequence TTGAAAAAAATTACACAAACACAACTCATCATCTATGTCAGTATATTCTTTGTTTTATTTGATAACTACAGCTTTTTTCACAATGTCTTGCAGGTCTATCCTATGAACTGGCACAACGCCGGATTTTTAATATCTCTGGTCGTTGTTTTAGTCTTTTTTATGATATTTCTGCTCTCTTTGTTTTGTTATAAGTATACGCTTAAACCGATTATTATTACACTGCTGTTGGTTTCATCGCTGACAAACTACTTTATGAACAGTTATCATGTGGTGATTGATGCGAGTATGATTCGCAATACACTGCAGACAAATATGCATGAATCACTGGATCTGGTAACGCTCAAACAGGTTCTGTATTTTCTGTTTTTAGGTCTTTTGCCGTCATATTTTGTTTATAAGGCAAAAATAGAGTACCGTCCTCTCAAGCAGGAGTTACTTGCGCGCTTAAAACTCATAGGAGTCTCTCTGGCGATTATTCTTGCTTCATTCTTTTTGTTCAGTAAGTTTTATACCTCCTTTGTCCGCGAACACAAGCCCTTACGCTACTCCATAAATCCTGCGTACTGGATGTACTCCATCGGAAAGTATATCAATTTGACATTTAACAGCGGTCCGCTTGTGGTAAAACCGATAGGACTTGATGCCAAAGTTGTCAATGATGACAACCGCAGCAAGCTTGTTATTATGGTGGTTGGTGAAGCAGCACGGGCGGATCATTTTAGTCTCAACGGCTACAAAAGAGAGACAAACCCTCTGCTTGCGCAAGATGATATCATAGATTTTCCAAATTTTTACTCTTGTGGTACTTCTACTGCCGCATCGGTACCCTGTATGTTTGCGAAATACGGCAAATCAGACTACAGCTACAAAAAGGGTATCAGCACGGAAAATGTGCTTGATGTGTTAAAACACACAAAAGATGTGGCTATTCTTTGGCGAGACAACAACTCTGACTCAAAAGGTGTGGCGTTGCGTGTGCCGTATGAGGATTACAAAACTCCGAAAAACAATACAATCTGTACCGATGGAGAGTGTAGAGATGTCGGAATGCTGGTCGGACTCGACAAATTTATACAAAAGAACAAAGGCAAAAATATTTTAATTGTGCTGCATCAGATGGGAAATCACGGACCTGCATACTACAAACGCTATCCGAAAGATTTTGAAAAATTTACACCTACATGTAAAACAAACCAGTTGGAAAACTGCACACAGGAAGAGATAACAAATGCCTATGACAATGCGATTTTGTATACTGACTATTTTTTAGACCAGACGATAAAATTTTTGAAAAAGTATGACAAAAAGTATGATACGGCCATGATATATATGAGTGACCACGGGGAGAGTCTTGGTGAGGGCGGTGTCTACCTGCACGGTTTGCCATACTTTATGGCACCTGATGCACAGGTGCATATCGGTGCTGTAATGTGGTTTGGCAAAAATATGGCAAAAAGGGTCAATAAAGAGGCATTAGAAAAACGAAAAGATGAAAAGTATACTCAGGATGATCTTTTTCATACATTACTGGGCATATTTAATGTAGAGACAAAAGAGTATAACAAAAAGCTGGATATTTTAAAAAATGAACATTAA
- a CDS encoding phosphatase PAP2 family protein, with protein sequence MSIIFFGITDVDLSLQDQFYNFSTHKWILFWGEQPYKFIFYDGIKKLLIAFAVSLLLALIFFRKTKLVNDYKRGMIIVILSAIFVPLIASSIKGETNMPCPKDEVRYGGVYPRTAVWQNYTPEFKLHHHKSKCWPAGHASGGFALLSLVFLFHKRRNKIIASAVALTIGWSMGLYKMLIGDHFFSHTVITMVLAWLIILLIAKIVNKIYSL encoded by the coding sequence TTGAGTATTATATTTTTTGGTATAACAGATGTTGATTTGAGTCTGCAAGATCAGTTTTATAATTTTTCAACACACAAATGGATTCTTTTTTGGGGTGAGCAGCCTTACAAGTTTATATTTTACGACGGTATTAAAAAACTTCTCATTGCCTTTGCTGTGAGTCTGTTGCTTGCACTCATCTTTTTTAGGAAAACAAAACTGGTCAATGACTACAAAAGAGGCATGATTATTGTCATACTCTCTGCCATTTTTGTGCCGCTTATTGCAAGTTCTATAAAAGGAGAGACAAATATGCCATGTCCCAAAGATGAAGTGAGGTACGGCGGTGTCTATCCTCGGACAGCGGTCTGGCAAAACTACACACCGGAATTTAAACTGCATCACCATAAAAGCAAATGCTGGCCTGCCGGACATGCCAGCGGTGGATTTGCGCTTTTGAGCCTGGTATTTTTATTTCACAAACGGAGAAATAAAATCATTGCCTCTGCAGTTGCTTTGACTATAGGCTGGAGTATGGGACTGTATAAAATGCTTATCGGTGATCATTTTTTCAGTCATACGGTCATTACGATGGTACTTGCATGGCTGATTATATTACTCATCGCAAAGATAGTCAATAAAATTTACTCTTTATAA